A window of the Enoplosus armatus isolate fEnoArm2 chromosome 5, fEnoArm2.hap1, whole genome shotgun sequence genome harbors these coding sequences:
- the efhd1 gene encoding EF-hand domain-containing protein D1 isoform X1, producing the protein MGPLEYDTGKDGFIDLMELKLMMEKLGAPQTHLGLKNMIKEVDEDFDGKLSFREFLLIFRRAAAGELQEESGLMALARLSEINVSTEGVMGAKDFFEAKMQAVSQGSKFEAEIREEKEERKRQEVEKKQRQAAFKQLQSTFCS; encoded by the exons ATGGGTCCCCttga GTATGACACGGGTAAAGACGGCTTCATCGACCTGATGGAGCTGAAGCTGATGATGGAGAAGCTGGGAGCTCCACAGACCCACCTGGGCCTCAAGAACATGATCAAAGAGGTGGACGAAGACTTTGATGGCAAACTGAGCTTCAGAGAG TTCCTGCTGATCTTCCGGAGAGCAGCGGCcggagagctgcaggaggagagtgGTCTGATGGCTCTGGCCAGACTGTCTGAGATCAACGTCTCCACTGAGGGAGTGATGGGGGCCAAAGACTTCTTTGAAGCCAAG ATGCAGGCTGTGTCTCAGGGCAGCAAGTTTGAGGCGGAGATtcgagaggaaaaagaagagcgcaagagacaggaagtggagaaaaaacagagacaagccGCCTTCAAGCAGCTGCAGTCCACCTTCTGCTCCTGA
- the efhd1 gene encoding EF-hand domain-containing protein D1 isoform X2 → MASDELARKLQSRLAVTQEAEPRPEPEQSPVPPRPQEPEAAGGDSSSELSAKLTRRLDINEGNAAPRPTRVFNPYTEFKEFSRKQIKDMETMFKRYDTGKDGFIDLMELKLMMEKLGAPQTHLGLKNMIKEVDEDFDGKLSFREFLLIFRRAAAGELQEESGLMALARLSEINVSTEGVMGAKDFFEAKMQAVSQGSKFEAEIREEKEERKRQEVEKKQRQAAFKQLQSTFCS, encoded by the exons ATGGCATCCGATGAGCTGGCTCGGAAGCTGCAGTCGCGGCTGGCCGTCACGCAGGAGGCTGAGCCGAGGCCGGAGCCCGAACAGAGCCCGGTGCCGCCCAGACCGCAGGAGCCGGAGGCTGCCGGGGGCGACTCGTCCTCCGAGCTGTCCGCCAAGCTGACCCGCAGGCTGGACATCAACGAGGGCAACGCTGCCCCGCGACCGACCCGCGTCTTCAACCCCTACACGGAGTTCAAGGAATTCTCCCGCAAGCAGATCAAGGACATGGAGACGATGTTCAAACG GTATGACACGGGTAAAGACGGCTTCATCGACCTGATGGAGCTGAAGCTGATGATGGAGAAGCTGGGAGCTCCACAGACCCACCTGGGCCTCAAGAACATGATCAAAGAGGTGGACGAAGACTTTGATGGCAAACTGAGCTTCAGAGAG TTCCTGCTGATCTTCCGGAGAGCAGCGGCcggagagctgcaggaggagagtgGTCTGATGGCTCTGGCCAGACTGTCTGAGATCAACGTCTCCACTGAGGGAGTGATGGGGGCCAAAGACTTCTTTGAAGCCAAG ATGCAGGCTGTGTCTCAGGGCAGCAAGTTTGAGGCGGAGATtcgagaggaaaaagaagagcgcaagagacaggaagtggagaaaaaacagagacaagccGCCTTCAAGCAGCTGCAGTCCACCTTCTGCTCCTGA